A window of Montipora capricornis isolate CH-2021 unplaced genomic scaffold, ASM3666992v2 scaffold_471, whole genome shotgun sequence genomic DNA:
TTGAACTTGCGCCATTTCCTCTCAGCTTTCCTCCTTGACCTGATTGCGTCCTTAATCTCGCTATTAAACCACGGGACACGCTGCCTGACCACAGAGGTCTTTTTCTGAAGACGGGCATGTTTGTCTAGCAAGGATGAAAGCGTCGACGTGTAAGCCAGAGACAACTCATTCAAATCAGCATATTCTTTTTGGCATAGATCAGAATTCTGCAGGTCCGCGCGCAGTTGGTCAACTTCAATAGCCTTCAGTCGACGATAACAGATCTCCTTGGTGACATGACTGGGCTTAGCCGCATTTAATGAACACAGGACCGAAGCGTGATCTGACAGGTATCGATCCGCCACGGGGATACTGCAAACAACTGGATCTTGTGCACTAGTGATCACTAGATCAAGCGTGTGACCACTAATATGAGTTGGTACAGATACATGTTGTTTGAGACCCATCGATGTTAGGAGATCCAGGAATGTGCGCGCATCAGGGTCACTCGGCACGTCCATATGGAAATTAAAGTCCCCAACAAAAGTTAGGGACTCTGGACACAAAATGTTCGACTCCAGGAAATTACCAAATTCCTCAAAGAACACCCGAGGAGTAACTGGATGTTCAGCAGAGTAAGGAGGACGATAAACGATGATCAATTTTGCTCTAAGTGATTGATGCATTACTCTCCATTCTGAGAACTCAAATGAAGACTTCTCACCAGACTCGATGTGTTTGACCTGGAGTTGTTTCTTGAATAGCAACCCAGTTCCCCCTCCTCTACGACCTTGGCGATTGCACTGTACAAACTTGTGCGTCTCTGTCGGAATGAATTCCATTTTCGCAGCGACATCTTTATCGGTAAGCCATGTTTCGGTAACTGCAAAAATGTCCATATCAGCACTATGAATGTACTCTAGTAAAGCTGCGGTCTTTGACTTTACAGCTCGAACATTGGCAGAGCATAAAGTCAAAAGAGGCGAGTGCTTTCCACGATCAGGCACAAACGACGTACGTTCCACAACAATGCATCCACTGTTATTGTTAGTGGGACGGGAGGTGTCAGAATGAATATTTAAGGAGGTTTCCGAAGGATTATGCAAATTGACCGCTTCTGCAGAATGAAATCCATTCGAGTTAACCAAAAGAGTAGGAAATTCATTCGCCTGCCTTGAGCTCTCTCGAAAATCTGTCACAACAACAGAAATAggtcttttctttttcgaacCAGCTCGGCATCCACGGCACGTCGGTTTCACCCTAGCAATCCCATTCTCGATTAGTTTCTTCCACAATGCATGGTTCAATGGTTGCGACGACGTTTTGGAGAAGATGGAAAATAATGCCGATCTCGTGTACTGCATCCTCGAGTTTCGTAAGACACATCCACAAGTTAAAACTGCAATCCAACATcagatggaatggatgatagaACGATTGTAGAACAAATTATGAGAAGTCGAAGAAGAGCagtgaaaaagcaaaaaagcatGCGCTGCCAGCGAGGCGCTCTTGGTCTTAGTCTAAAGTTATACCCAGGAATTCACCAATAATGCGCCACATCGTCTCGGATGTTCAAGAATTTGCTAGTAACAACAACATGCAGCCTAATCCAGTAAAATGTAAAGAGATGCGTGTTCACTATAATAGCTGTGAGCTCCAACCCATTGTCACCAGTGGCAACTCGGTGTGTATATCTCTAATGACGTCTCATGGGCTGCTCACTGCGAGTACGTAGTGAAGACAGCTAACAGACGCTCTATTTTGGAGTACGCCTGTGTCGCTTTTGCCAACCTTTCCAAATATTTGTCACAAGATCTGGAGAGAATTTAGAGGCGCGCTTTAGCAGGTTATATTCCCCTTTATTTCTTATGTGAATGCGTTAACCAG
This region includes:
- the LOC138036235 gene encoding uncharacterized protein, producing the protein MQYTRSALFSIFSKTSSQPLNHALWKKLIENGIARVKPTCRGCRAGSKKKRPISVVVTDFRESSRQANEFPTLLVNSNGFHSAEAVNLHNPSETSLNIHSDTSRPTNNNSGCIVVERTSFVPDRGKHSPLLTLCSANVRAVKSKTAALLEYIHSADMDIFAVTETWLTDKDVAAKMEFIPTETHKFVQCNRQGRRGGGTGLLFKKQLQVKHIESGEKSSFEFSEWRVMHQSLRAKLIIVYRPPYSAEHPVTPRVFFEEFGNFLESNILCPESLTFVGDFNFHMDVPSDPDARTFLDLLTSMGLKQHVSVPTHISGHTLDLVITSAQDPVVCSIPVADRYLSDHASVLCSLNAAKPSHVTKEICYRRLKAIEVDQLRADLQNSDLCQKEYADLNELSLAYTSTLSSLLDKHARLQKKTSVVRQRVPWFNSEIKDAIRSRRKAERKWRKFKSSEDLRAFNATYIMNCARRDYYSQLISENSADQRKLFLTTKSLLCEPSDVNFPNHISPNDLANNFGNYFMQKIDVINKSMDSLVPREDGEQSNVCDDNGACAGAIFSDFEALNEDQVAQLIGKAAKKSCP